A window of the Janthinobacterium agaricidamnosum NBRC 102515 = DSM 9628 genome harbors these coding sequences:
- a CDS encoding beta strand repeat-containing protein has translation MCXXATADIGKATIASVSGITAGNKVYDGSLAASLNTAGAALTGMIAGDNLTVSAASGSFIDKNAGNGKTVNISGIVLGGADAGNYNLASDTAGSSASIGAKALTLTGLSGNKVYDGTVNATLAGGTLNGLVNSETLAFTVQGATFGDKNAGTGKAITVGGVTLGDGTGLASNYTLATPGGVSGDITKATISAISGLTASSKVYDGNLNTTLGSNSAVINGKIAGDDVQLSGASGQFTDKNVGTGKTVNITGITLSGSDLGNYNVISNTASTTADITPKTVTLTGMTADNKVYDGTAVAVLSGGTLSGVVSGETLSFSGGVGVFSDKNAGAGKLVTVSGTTLHDGTGLASNYTFSSPANLNADISKATISSVSNIGAANKTYDGLTGATLNGAATFNGMVAGDSLAIANASGSFSDKNAGNGKTVTISGIVLGGADAGNYSLASSTASTSADITPKALTVSGTLAAAKVYDGNNVAQISGGTLDGLVAGETLGIAGQTAVFSDKNAAXXHTLN, from the coding sequence GTGTGTGNNNNNGCCACCGCCGATATTGGCAAGGCGACCATCGCCAGCGTGAGCGGCATCACGGCCGGCAACAAGGTGTATGACGGCAGTCTTGCCGCCAGCCTGAATACGGCCGGCGCAGCGTTGACCGGCATGATCGCCGGCGACAACCTGACGGTGTCGGCCGCCAGCGGCAGCTTCATCGACAAGAACGCCGGCAATGGCAAGACCGTCAATATCAGCGGCATCGTGCTGGGCGGCGCCGACGCCGGCAATTACAACCTGGCCAGCGACACGGCCGGCAGCAGCGCCAGCATCGGCGCCAAGGCATTGACGCTGACTGGCTTGAGCGGCAATAAAGTCTACGACGGTACTGTCAATGCGACGCTTGCCGGCGGCACGCTGAATGGCCTGGTCAACTCGGAAACGCTGGCCTTTACCGTCCAGGGCGCGACATTCGGCGACAAGAACGCAGGAACCGGCAAGGCCATCACGGTCGGCGGCGTGACCTTGGGCGATGGCACCGGACTGGCCAGTAACTACACGCTCGCCACGCCAGGCGGCGTGAGCGGAGATATCACGAAAGCGACGATCAGCGCTATCAGCGGCTTGACCGCCTCCAGCAAAGTATATGACGGCAACCTGAATACCACCCTCGGCAGCAATTCCGCCGTGATCAATGGCAAGATTGCCGGCGATGATGTGCAATTGTCCGGCGCCTCCGGCCAGTTCACGGACAAGAACGTGGGAACCGGCAAGACCGTCAACATCACCGGCATCACGCTGAGCGGCAGCGACCTGGGCAACTACAATGTCATCAGTAACACGGCCAGTACCACGGCCGATATCACGCCGAAGACCGTCACGCTGACCGGCATGACTGCCGATAATAAAGTCTACGATGGCACGGCGGTCGCGGTGTTGTCCGGTGGCACCTTGAGCGGCGTGGTCTCAGGTGAAACCCTGAGCTTCAGCGGCGGCGTCGGCGTCTTCAGCGACAAGAACGCCGGTGCCGGCAAGCTGGTCACGGTCAGCGGCACCACCTTGCACGACGGTACTGGACTGGCCAGCAATTACACCTTCAGCAGTCCGGCCAATCTGAACGCCGACATCAGCAAGGCCACCATCAGCAGCGTGAGCAATATCGGCGCGGCCAATAAAACCTACGATGGCTTGACCGGCGCCACGCTGAATGGCGCGGCGACCTTCAATGGCATGGTAGCCGGCGACAGCTTGGCGATCGCTAACGCCAGCGGCAGCTTCAGCGACAAGAACGCCGGCAACGGCAAGACCGTGACGATCAGCGGCATCGTGCTGGGCGGCGCGGACGCCGGCAATTACAGCCTGGCCAGCAGCACGGCCAGCACCAGCGCCGACATCACGCCCAAGGCGTTGACGGTCAGCGGCACGCTGGCGGCGGCTAAAGTCTATGACGGCAACAACGTCGCACAAATCTCGGGCGGCACGCTGGATGGCCTGGTGGCCGGCGAAACGCTGGGCATCGCCGGCCAGACGGCGGTCTTCAGCGACAAGAACGCGGCCANNNNNCACACACTTAATTAA
- a CDS encoding maltoporin, whose product MFPTDQEGFHGYLRAGAGSTTGGDGGPQSCFGLGGNTMKYRLGNECDAYTEFGYTKEIAKSDGVSYVGTFWVNAFAPNSDFGSNKIGIVKAYVEAKGIDILKGGTAWAGKRFYYRPDVHMLDMQYINLNGTGAGLDRLPLGPGKFSYAFFKDNDVNAIGTDPVTKAPTVLGTTAATRQNFIWGEIPVNENGQLDIATTIITAQGRDTDIFGPKHNGWQVSAFHRQDKVFGGSNTFGLQHGVGPGIGGAGNGQFGASGSTSFGSDVTRTRIFNDMAIQPLWNFGMEFVALVQRDKSDAQGSSTWTSIGVRPVYAFSNNFKLVTELGTDRVTVPNGGDAKRLTKLTIAPTLSAGPGLWSRPELRAFVTYGKWNDAATASVNAANNSGPVYNNNTSGTSYGFQVETWXXTHLIN is encoded by the coding sequence ATGTTCCCAACTGATCAAGAAGGTTTCCACGGCTACCTGCGCGCTGGCGCCGGCAGCACCACCGGCGGCGACGGCGGCCCGCAAAGCTGCTTCGGCCTGGGCGGCAATACCATGAAATATCGTCTCGGCAATGAGTGCGATGCCTACACCGAATTCGGCTACACCAAGGAAATCGCGAAATCGGACGGCGTCAGCTACGTCGGCACGTTCTGGGTCAATGCATTCGCCCCCAACTCCGACTTCGGTTCCAACAAGATCGGCATCGTCAAGGCCTATGTCGAAGCCAAGGGCATCGACATATTGAAAGGCGGCACGGCCTGGGCCGGCAAGCGTTTCTACTACCGTCCTGACGTCCACATGCTGGATATGCAGTACATCAACCTGAACGGCACCGGCGCCGGCCTGGACCGTTTGCCGCTGGGACCTGGTAAATTCTCGTACGCCTTCTTCAAGGACAACGACGTCAATGCGATCGGCACCGATCCGGTGACCAAGGCGCCGACGGTACTGGGCACCACCGCCGCGACCCGCCAGAACTTCATCTGGGGCGAAATCCCGGTCAATGAAAACGGCCAGCTGGACATCGCGACCACGATCATCACGGCGCAAGGGCGCGATACCGATATCTTTGGCCCGAAACACAATGGCTGGCAAGTGTCGGCGTTCCACCGCCAGGATAAAGTATTCGGCGGCTCGAACACCTTCGGTCTGCAGCACGGCGTGGGCCCAGGCATCGGCGGCGCCGGCAACGGCCAGTTCGGCGCCTCGGGCAGCACCTCGTTCGGTTCCGACGTGACCCGTACCCGTATCTTCAACGATATGGCGATCCAGCCACTGTGGAACTTCGGCATGGAATTCGTTGCCCTGGTACAGCGCGACAAGTCCGATGCACAAGGTTCGTCGACCTGGACCTCGATCGGCGTACGCCCTGTGTACGCGTTCAGCAACAACTTCAAGCTGGTGACCGAACTGGGCACCGACCGCGTGACCGTGCCGAATGGCGGCGACGCCAAGCGCCTGACCAAACTGACCATCGCCCCGACGCTGTCGGCCGGCCCTGGCCTGTGGTCGCGTCCTGAATTGCGCGCCTTCGTCACCTACGGCAAATGGAACGACGCGGCGACCGCGTCGGTCAACGCGGCCAACAATTCCGGCCCGGTCTACAACAACAATACCAGCGGCACCTCGTACGGCTTCCAGGTCGAAACCTGGNNNNNCACACACTTAATTAATTAA
- a CDS encoding DUF2345 domain-containing protein → MXXXHWSAAQTLSSVSAQATGLFTHAGGIQAIAGNGPLSLQAHTNQLEILADQAITVISVNDVIEIKANQKITLQAGQSSMTLEGGNITFACTGNFTVKGAQHVFDSGGRSAVKLMPLPSPDTVKSL, encoded by the coding sequence GTGTGNNNNNCGCACTGGAGCGCGGCGCAGACGCTGTCGTCGGTGTCAGCCCAGGCCACCGGCCTGTTCACGCATGCCGGCGGGATCCAGGCCATCGCCGGCAATGGGCCGCTATCGCTGCAAGCCCATACCAACCAGCTGGAAATCCTGGCCGACCAGGCCATCACCGTGATATCGGTCAACGACGTCATCGAGATCAAGGCCAATCAAAAGATCACGCTGCAGGCTGGACAGTCGTCGATGACGCTGGAAGGCGGCAATATTACCTTCGCCTGTACGGGCAATTTCACGGTCAAGGGAGCGCAGCATGTGTTCGACAGCGGAGGCAGATCAGCAGTAAAACTTATGCCCTTACCATCGCCCGATACTGTAAAGTCGCTTTGA
- a CDS encoding immunity protein Imm33 domain-containing protein: MSIEISMISEGLTCRTAGLLNQLNYEISATVDNPLLLDECGEFVRFIQDYAAAGNPIKSGETVNYGYWLTKAELDDRNRLVFWEYSPEATNFVFGVNTAVSYWRDQHQICQKVGAAFAPPRLDQLVVISDGVYEGDEVEGVRYPSPDHMSGWWLTTDRFNGDSSTLKTVHAHHVSARRPDLVKFLALPFGYRFFSPQSDVWFDQKVANAKT, from the coding sequence TTGAGTATCGAAATATCTATGATCAGTGAGGGATTGACTTGCCGAACGGCAGGGCTGCTGAATCAACTTAACTACGAAATAAGTGCGACAGTCGATAATCCCTTGCTGCTGGATGAATGCGGCGAGTTTGTTAGGTTCATACAGGACTATGCGGCGGCTGGTAATCCAATCAAGTCCGGCGAAACCGTCAATTACGGATATTGGCTTACTAAAGCAGAATTAGATGATCGTAATCGACTTGTGTTTTGGGAGTACAGCCCCGAAGCAACGAATTTTGTCTTTGGTGTGAATACGGCTGTTTCATATTGGCGAGACCAACATCAGATTTGTCAAAAGGTTGGGGCGGCGTTTGCTCCGCCGAGACTAGATCAACTGGTTGTTATTTCAGACGGAGTTTATGAAGGCGACGAAGTGGAAGGTGTTCGATATCCATCGCCGGATCACATGTCGGGATGGTGGCTAACCACGGATCGTTTTAATGGTGATAGCAGCACGCTGAAAACTGTGCACGCCCACCACGTCAGTGCTAGAAGACCTGATCTTGTCAAGTTTCTGGCATTGCCTTTTGGCTATCGATTCTTTTCGCCGCAAAGCGATGTTTGGTTTGATCAAAAGGTGGCGAACGCCAAAACTTAA
- a CDS encoding HNH endonuclease signature motif containing protein, with translation MASRFSAIRTYQSQSYNRYSYVWNNPLNATDPSGYMQIMATIEVTASRTAMQGVGMGLVQRLDVSNDVSDPSLNMTARPPSLGERVYRELQAAGRGFRYLASAALKGLAKGAIPFVKGLQATTPLPIALGMAVAEGMSDEAAAESAEQGLDAQGTDSGEGASSSSDDEKKQDVEKDPRRRFNKGERDRAQDRSKDADGDPACEYCGIKTTNKPGQANSAQTDHVDAWSKGGRTNDSNAANSCRTCNTSKGAKDIGTQWLPPGYR, from the coding sequence GTGGCTTCGCGCTTTTCGGCGATCAGGACGTACCAGTCGCAAAGTTATAATCGTTACAGCTATGTGTGGAACAATCCGCTCAATGCGACCGATCCGAGCGGTTACATGCAGATCATGGCGACGATTGAGGTCACGGCGAGCCGGACGGCGATGCAAGGGGTGGGGATGGGCCTCGTGCAGCGTCTCGACGTGAGCAATGACGTCAGTGATCCGTCGTTGAACATGACGGCGCGGCCGCCATCGTTAGGGGAGCGGGTGTACCGGGAACTTCAAGCGGCTGGGAGGGGATTCCGGTACCTTGCCAGCGCGGCGCTCAAGGGGCTGGCGAAGGGGGCGATTCCTTTCGTCAAAGGGCTTCAGGCGACGACGCCGCTGCCGATCGCGCTGGGCATGGCCGTTGCCGAGGGCATGAGCGATGAAGCGGCGGCTGAGAGTGCGGAGCAGGGGCTGGATGCGCAGGGGACAGACAGTGGAGAAGGAGCTAGCAGTAGTAGCGATGATGAAAAGAAACAGGACGTTGAAAAAGATCCACGACGTCGTTTTAACAAAGGTGAGCGGGACCGCGCCCAAGATAGATCAAAGGATGCGGACGGCGATCCAGCGTGCGAATACTGTGGGATAAAGACCACCAATAAGCCCGGCCAGGCAAACTCTGCGCAAACGGACCACGTTGATGCATGGTCTAAAGGGGGAAGAACCAACGATTCGAATGCGGCAAATTCATGCCGTACATGCAATACGTCGAAAGGTGCTAAGGATATTGGTACGCAATGGTTGCCACCTGGTTATAGATAA
- a CDS encoding type VI secretion system Vgr family protein has translation MNISLPELPALPPIPSLSALFGTGLSQYARLITLATAQDSDLPQSLAAESFTGREAVNQLFRFDVEALSTSTDLALDDFIGEEITVKLLQPDGNYRAWHGLCTDAAWVGADGGLARYRLRLEPALSLLGLRRDSFIFQDKTARDIVAELLADYPQVRFDFDISQELTARPVWTQYRESDLAFLMRVLAAEGLNWRFEHEQDGQAETEASSADHAKHKVVFFDSKAVAPVTLGGADLRFHGVRATDSDDAINQFAARRQVQSNAVSISSWDPRQLFAPGAEQSTSLETGELPELQLYDGSAERHHAHSGQANPHGTLMLQALELDNKTFEGAGSVRRLAAGHAFHLAQHERYADGADSFTVLWVQHEARNNLAPTLAGLATLAKGWAKDTLNDYLQDPHGKPDKKSTSLQAMLQLPGQVEPGXXXHT, from the coding sequence ATGAACATTTCGCTCCCTGAATTACCGGCGCTGCCGCCCATTCCTTCGCTCAGCGCGCTGTTCGGCACCGGCTTGAGCCAGTACGCGCGCCTGATTACGCTGGCGACCGCCCAGGATTCGGACTTGCCGCAATCGCTGGCGGCCGAATCTTTTACAGGCCGCGAAGCGGTGAATCAGCTATTCCGCTTTGACGTCGAGGCGCTGAGCACATCGACCGATCTGGCACTGGACGATTTTATCGGCGAGGAAATTACCGTCAAATTGTTGCAGCCCGATGGCAATTACCGCGCCTGGCACGGCCTGTGCACCGATGCCGCCTGGGTGGGCGCCGATGGCGGTCTGGCGCGTTACCGGCTGCGGCTGGAACCGGCATTGTCGTTGCTGGGCTTGCGGCGCGATAGCTTTATTTTCCAGGACAAGACCGCGCGCGATATCGTCGCCGAATTACTGGCCGATTACCCGCAGGTACGCTTCGATTTTGATATCAGCCAGGAATTGACGGCGCGTCCGGTCTGGACCCAGTACCGCGAAAGCGACCTGGCATTCCTGATGCGGGTGCTGGCCGCCGAAGGCTTGAACTGGCGCTTCGAACATGAACAGGATGGCCAGGCTGAAACCGAGGCGTCTTCCGCCGACCATGCCAAGCACAAAGTGGTGTTTTTCGATAGCAAGGCCGTGGCGCCCGTCACGCTGGGCGGCGCCGACCTGCGCTTTCACGGCGTGCGCGCCACCGACAGCGACGACGCCATCAATCAATTTGCGGCACGCCGCCAGGTACAGTCGAACGCCGTCAGCATCAGCAGCTGGGACCCGCGGCAACTGTTCGCTCCCGGCGCCGAGCAGTCGACCAGCCTTGAGACTGGAGAGTTACCCGAGTTGCAACTCTATGACGGCAGCGCCGAACGCCATCATGCCCATTCCGGCCAGGCCAATCCGCACGGCACGCTGATGCTGCAAGCGCTGGAACTGGATAACAAAACCTTCGAAGGCGCAGGTTCGGTACGCCGCTTGGCGGCCGGCCATGCATTTCATCTTGCACAGCATGAGCGTTATGCCGACGGCGCCGACAGTTTTACCGTGCTATGGGTGCAACATGAGGCGCGCAACAACCTCGCGCCCACGCTGGCTGGTCTTGCCACACTGGCCAAAGGATGGGCCAAGGACACGCTGAACGATTACCTGCAAGATCCGCACGGCAAGCCAGACAAAAAATCCACATCGCTCCAGGCCATGCTCCAGTTGCCGGGCCAGGTCGAGCCTGGCAGNNNNNCACACACTTAA
- a CDS encoding effector protein Tle3 domain-containing protein, whose protein sequence is MXXXDHAHVAAANRGHRASHDTAQWHLFQTEAGKREGLRSINGEALRVPAAPQLRGAGQIDPPQLPKESDQAALPADQQGPCEEVDPIDAAIAITSGDGLKLRRPEIIDDPRPLSNRIPEHGAGMFGSGQMQQLQQAANSGKQAGEQYKIVRASRAASVSGDKLLITRYETPNEARKRWQHEVSPKSFHGAIIGNAENHRNVTAYDVAIGGGKASSDPGFYRYLCAVADWRXXHT, encoded by the coding sequence GTGTGNNNNNACGACCATGCGCATGTCGCCGCGGCCAATCGCGGCCACCGCGCCAGCCATGATACGGCGCAATGGCATCTGTTCCAGACCGAAGCCGGCAAGCGGGAAGGACTGCGCAGCATCAATGGCGAGGCGTTGCGCGTACCGGCCGCGCCGCAATTGCGCGGCGCCGGCCAGATCGATCCGCCGCAATTGCCGAAAGAGTCGGATCAGGCGGCGCTGCCGGCCGATCAGCAGGGACCGTGCGAAGAAGTCGATCCGATCGACGCCGCCATCGCCATCACCAGCGGCGACGGCTTGAAACTGCGGCGCCCGGAAATCATCGACGATCCGCGTCCCTTGTCGAACCGCATTCCCGAGCATGGTGCGGGCATGTTCGGTTCGGGCCAGATGCAGCAACTGCAGCAGGCGGCGAACAGCGGCAAGCAAGCCGGCGAGCAATACAAGATTGTGCGGGCCAGCCGCGCCGCATCGGTCAGCGGCGACAAGCTGCTGATCACCCGCTATGAAACGCCGAACGAGGCGCGCAAGCGCTGGCAGCACGAAGTAAGTCCGAAATCATTCCACGGCGCGATTATCGGCAATGCCGAAAACCACCGCAACGTCACGGCTTATGATGTGGCGATCGGGGGTGGCAAGGCGTCGAGCGATCCGGGATTTTATCGGTATTTGTGTGCGGTGGCGGATTGGCGNNNNNCACACACTTAA
- a CDS encoding carbamoyltransferase C-terminal domain-containing protein encodes MCXXDHPAPFMTFTFEVSEEWKTRVPEVVHEDGTSRAQVLKREYNPRYYDMMKELEVLTGNGVSLNTSLNRRGEAMICSPTDALNMFFGSDLQYLIMEDILVVKDGVDPYDSVD; translated from the coding sequence GTGTGTGNNNNNGATCACCCTGCGCCGTTCATGACCTTCACCTTTGAGGTGTCGGAAGAGTGGAAGACCCGCGTGCCGGAAGTGGTCCATGAAGATGGCACCTCCCGCGCCCAGGTGCTCAAGCGCGAATACAACCCGCGTTACTACGACATGATGAAAGAGCTGGAAGTACTGACCGGCAACGGCGTGTCTCTGAATACCTCGCTCAACCGTCGTGGCGAAGCGATGATCTGCTCGCCGACCGATGCGCTGAACATGTTCTTCGGTTCCGACCTGCAGTACCTGATCATGGAAGATATCCTGGTCGTCAAAGACGGTGTGGACCCTTATGACTCGGTCGACTGA
- a CDS encoding type VI lipase adapter Tla3 domain-containing protein yields the protein MLEVIGLGVTLDKYRQGKLWEALQKGDAYASIREQDKEKYPWDSMEKAGISGGRAGDALENGAQYTPMYYAVPVFNAQYPIADPAMADTANSPVIGLAGDAVAAGMAWHLFVVGPRRFSERPDRILEDVFAFFDSNPDVPYIILNSEDSMGSRDGYRPMGAPXXHT from the coding sequence GTGCTGGAAGTTATTGGTCTAGGGGTCACGCTGGACAAATATCGCCAGGGAAAACTGTGGGAAGCCCTGCAAAAAGGGGATGCCTACGCCTCTATCCGCGAGCAGGACAAGGAAAAATATCCGTGGGACTCCATGGAAAAAGCGGGAATCTCTGGTGGACGTGCAGGCGATGCGTTGGAAAATGGCGCGCAATACACACCAATGTATTACGCTGTACCGGTTTTTAATGCGCAGTATCCAATTGCCGATCCTGCAATGGCAGACACGGCAAACTCACCGGTAATAGGTTTGGCAGGAGATGCTGTTGCGGCCGGTATGGCTTGGCATCTATTCGTAGTAGGTCCGCGCCGTTTCAGCGAACGTCCCGATCGGATACTCGAAGACGTATTCGCTTTCTTCGATAGCAATCCTGATGTTCCATATATCATTCTCAATTCGGAAGATAGCATGGGTTCACGGGATGGATATCGCCCAATGGGTGCACCNNNNNCACACACTTAA
- a CDS encoding type VI secretion system Vgr family protein: MLTPLSPQTLLDGFTQSTRLLRLTTPLGSDRLLAECVRGEEGISLGFVFRIAALSTDAAIPLRGLIGQPALLELLTANSSDDLRPFHGHVTAVELAGANGGFARYHLRLEPWTAFLARGRDSRIFQDMSVFDILDTIFSAYRGQGKLAPLWRFDILQREAYPKRSISTQYQESNLAFVERLMAEEGLFYYFEHSGDAGSPSLGSHTLVIADHNGSFQPNVQPSVLFSQPGAVMKVDSLDRWRSVSRQQTNAVELRSWDYRSLDSRPVSATAGDTGESDVALVSRDAPGVYAYASRQQGQRIADQQLQALDRSRQVYVGAGTVRTLAPGTTFTLQTTSLSDLAGNGDEPAGENNFLIIRTVHLMNNNLGADLQADILQKLRQGTLDSAIRKEQALDLHQLGKGIAERPLYRNRIDTIRSDIPYRANSHRRPTIHGQQTAIVVGPPGATIHTDRDHRIKVQFHWQRGMLSHNRLQHPQPDGHTGAPGDDSAGTWVRVATPMAPVAGANWGSNALPRVGQEVLIDFLEGNIDRPVVIGTVYNGKGQADAQHNQVGQGAGVATGNAPAWFPGEAAGHAHPAALSGIKTQAMSSSQQGGGAYSQLVFDDSPGQSRLALQRHASAHQGTAELNLGHLRHQTDNQRLGMAGFGAELKTEHSAALRAGQGILLSSDARSNASGSQMDSSEAQAQVDSSLALAASLAGTAQQHHALLKDDKEQAEPEPTKLPAIAQLAHSAEVLQATGGDGAGKVTAYSEPHLQLSSPAGIAATTPVNAILSAGNTSSITAGQDINLAAQGNHFHAIKSGISLFTYGKAGKAGKPNQETGIRLHAASGKVSSQSQSDETRLTADKALTVASITKGIAIXXTHLIN; this comes from the coding sequence ATGCTCACACCGTTGAGTCCGCAAACCTTGCTGGATGGCTTTACGCAATCGACGCGGCTGCTGCGCCTGACCACCCCGCTGGGCAGCGACCGGCTGCTGGCCGAATGCGTGCGCGGCGAGGAAGGCATCAGCCTGGGCTTTGTGTTCAGGATCGCCGCGCTGTCCACCGATGCGGCCATCCCGCTGCGCGGCCTGATCGGCCAGCCGGCCTTGCTGGAACTGCTCACCGCCAACAGCAGCGACGACTTGCGGCCCTTTCACGGTCATGTCACCGCGGTCGAACTGGCCGGCGCCAACGGCGGTTTCGCGCGCTACCACCTGAGACTGGAACCGTGGACCGCATTCCTGGCGCGCGGCCGCGACAGCCGCATCTTCCAGGACATGAGCGTATTCGACATCCTCGACACGATTTTTTCCGCTTACCGGGGCCAAGGCAAACTGGCCCCGCTGTGGCGCTTCGACATCCTCCAGCGCGAGGCGTATCCCAAACGCAGCATCAGCACCCAGTACCAGGAAAGCAACCTGGCCTTCGTCGAACGGCTGATGGCCGAGGAAGGCCTGTTTTATTACTTCGAACACAGCGGCGATGCCGGCAGTCCCAGTTTGGGCAGCCACACGCTGGTAATCGCCGACCACAACGGCAGCTTCCAGCCCAACGTGCAGCCGAGCGTGCTGTTCAGCCAGCCCGGCGCGGTGATGAAAGTGGACAGCCTGGACCGCTGGCGCAGCGTATCGCGCCAGCAAACCAATGCCGTCGAACTGCGCAGCTGGGATTACCGCTCGCTCGATTCGCGCCCGGTCAGCGCGACTGCTGGCGATACCGGCGAGAGCGACGTGGCGCTGGTCAGCCGCGATGCGCCCGGCGTCTACGCGTATGCGTCGCGCCAGCAAGGCCAGCGCATCGCCGACCAGCAACTGCAGGCGCTCGACAGATCGCGTCAAGTATATGTCGGCGCCGGCACCGTGCGTACGCTGGCGCCCGGCACCACGTTCACCTTGCAAACCACGTCGCTGTCCGATTTGGCGGGGAATGGCGATGAACCAGCTGGCGAGAACAACTTTTTGATCATCCGCACGGTGCACCTGATGAATAACAACCTGGGCGCGGACTTGCAGGCCGACATCCTGCAAAAACTCCGCCAGGGCACGCTCGACAGCGCCATCCGCAAGGAACAGGCGCTTGATTTGCACCAGCTCGGCAAAGGCATCGCCGAACGGCCGTTGTACCGCAACCGCATCGATACGATACGCAGCGACATTCCGTACCGGGCCAACAGCCACCGGCGTCCGACCATCCACGGCCAGCAAACCGCGATCGTGGTCGGTCCGCCAGGCGCGACCATCCACACCGACCGCGACCACCGCATCAAGGTGCAATTCCACTGGCAGCGCGGTATGCTGAGTCATAACCGCCTGCAGCATCCGCAGCCCGACGGCCATACCGGCGCGCCCGGCGACGACAGCGCCGGCACCTGGGTGCGGGTAGCCACGCCGATGGCCCCGGTGGCCGGCGCCAACTGGGGCAGCAACGCCCTGCCCCGGGTCGGCCAGGAAGTCTTAATTGACTTTTTGGAAGGCAATATCGACCGCCCGGTCGTGATCGGCACGGTGTACAACGGCAAAGGACAGGCCGACGCCCAGCACAACCAGGTTGGCCAGGGCGCGGGCGTGGCGACCGGCAATGCGCCAGCCTGGTTTCCGGGCGAAGCGGCCGGCCACGCCCATCCAGCGGCCTTGTCCGGCATCAAGACGCAAGCGATGTCGAGCAGCCAGCAAGGCGGCGGCGCCTACAGCCAGCTGGTATTCGACGACAGCCCCGGCCAGTCGCGGCTGGCCTTGCAGCGCCACGCCAGCGCGCACCAGGGCACGGCCGAATTAAACCTGGGCCATTTGCGGCACCAGACTGATAACCAGCGCCTGGGCATGGCCGGTTTCGGCGCCGAACTGAAAACCGAGCACAGCGCGGCTCTGCGCGCCGGCCAAGGTATCTTGCTGTCGAGCGATGCGCGCAGCAACGCCAGCGGCAGCCAGATGGACTCCAGCGAAGCCCAGGCCCAGGTCGACAGCAGCCTGGCCCTGGCGGCGTCGCTGGCCGGCACGGCGCAACAACACCATGCGCTGCTCAAAGATGACAAGGAGCAAGCGGAACCCGAACCGACCAAACTGCCGGCGATCGCGCAACTGGCCCACAGTGCCGAAGTACTCCAGGCCACCGGCGGCGATGGCGCCGGCAAGGTGACGGCCTACAGCGAGCCGCATCTGCAACTGTCCAGCCCGGCCGGCATCGCCGCCACCACGCCGGTGAATGCGATCCTGTCGGCTGGCAACACCAGCAGCATCACGGCAGGCCAGGACATCAACCTGGCGGCGCAAGGCAACCATTTCCATGCGATCAAATCCGGCATCAGCCTGTTCACTTATGGCAAAGCGGGCAAGGCCGGCAAGCCGAACCAGGAAACCGGCATCAGGCTGCACGCCGCCAGCGGCAAGGTCAGCAGCCAAAGCCAGTCGGACGAGACCAGATTGACGGCCGACAAGGCGCTGACGGTGGCCAGCATCACCAAGGGCATCGCCATCNNNNNCACACACTTAATTAATTAA